The Fragaria vesca subsp. vesca linkage group LG2, FraVesHawaii_1.0, whole genome shotgun sequence genome includes a window with the following:
- the LOC101314535 gene encoding fatty acyl-CoA reductase 3-like, with protein MELESLLDFIQNKNILVTGAAGFLAKIFVEKILRVQPYVKKLYLLLRAPDAKTATQRLHNEILGKDLFRVSREKWGARMNSIVSEKLTMVPGDISKEGLGLQDSDLREEILSQVDVIVNLAATTNFDERYDVALGLNTMGAKYVMSFAKLCVKLEVLVHVSTAYVWGEKAGLLPEHPCLMGKSLNGTPGLDIETEIRIANEEVRRLRSEQASEAAITLALKDFGLKRASIYGWPNTYVFTKAMGEMLIGEHRGNLPVVILRPTIITSTYKEPFPGWVEGIRTIDSVAVGYGKGKLTFFLCDIEAIVDIVPADMVVNAIIAAMAAHANEPGEVIYQVGSSVRNPVRYNDLHDYGFRYFTRKPWINKDGKPVTVHKCTVMSSMDSFRRYMTLRYLLLLKGLELANIAFCKYFEGTYTDLNRKIKFVMRLVELYRPYLFFKGVFDDLNTEKLRIAVRESTTEADMFYFDPKIIDWEDYFMNTHISGVVKYVFK; from the exons ATGGAGTTGGAAAGCTTACTCGACTTTATTCAGAACAAGAACATTTTAGTCACTGGTGCAGCTGGATTTCTAGCAAAGA TTTTTGTGGAGAAGATACTGAGGGTCCAACCATATGTGAAGAAGCTCTATCTACTTTTAAGAGCTCCAGATGCAAAAACAGCTACGCAGCGTTTGCATAATGAG ATACTTGGGAAGGACCTGTTTAGAGTGTCGAGGGAGAAATGGGGAGCAAGAATGAACTCGATAGTGTCGGAAAAGCTAACTATGGTGCCTGGAGACATTTCGAAAGAGGGTTTGGGGTTGCAAGATTCTGATTTGAGGGAAGAGATTTTGAGTCAAGTAGACGTCATTGTAAACTTAGCTGCAACAACTAATTTCGATGAAAG ATATGATGTTGCACTTGGTCTCAACACCATGGGAGCCAAGTATGTTATGAGCTTTGCTAAGCTTTGTGTGAAGTTAGAGGTGCTGGTACACGTTTCCACCG CTTATGTTTGGGGAGAGAAGGCAGGACTTCTACCAGAACACCCCTGCCTCATGGGGAAGTCTCTCAACGGGACTCCTGGACTAGACATCGAGACCGAAATCCGGATCGCCAATGAAGAAGTTAGACGTCTCCGGTCAGAGCAAGCTTCAGAAGCAGCTATCACTCTTGCCCTCAAAGACTTTGGCCTCAAAAG AGCAAGTATATATGGATGGCCAAACACCTATGTGTTCACCAAGGCAATGGGCGAGATGCTAATAGGAGAGCACAGAGGAAATCTACCTGTTGTCATCCTACGCCCTACCATCATCACCAGCACTTACAAAGAACCTTTTCCTGGTTGGGTTGAAGGCATCAG AACCATTGATAGCGTAGCAGTTGGTTATGGTAAAGGAAAATTAACATTCTTTCTCTGCGACATTGAGGCAATCGTAGATATC GTTCCAGCAGACATGGTGGTGAATGCAATAATAGCAGCAATGGCAGCTCATGCAAATGAACCCGGTGAAGTAATTTATCAAGTGGGTTCTTCTGTGAGAAACCCTGTAAGATACAACGATCTTCATGACTACGGTTTTCGTTACTTCACCAGAAAACCGTGGATTAATAAAGATGGAAAGCCAGTCACGGTTCATAAGTGCACAGTTATGAGCAGCATGGATAGCTTTCGCAGATACATGACCCTCCGTTACTTGCTACTCTTAAAG GGACTGGAACTGGCAAACATAGCGTTTTGCAAGTACTTCGAAGGCACATATACTGATCTCAATAGAAAGATCAAATTCGTGATGAGATTGGTGGAACTATACAGGCCTTACTTGTTCTTCAAAGGAGT TTTCGATGATTTGAACACGGAGAAGTTGCGAATAGCAGTGAGAGAGAGCACCACAGAAGCAGATATGTTTTACTTTGATCCCAAGATCATAGATTGGGAAGACTACTTCATGAATACACATATTTCTGGGGTCGTCAAATACGTCTTCAAATGA
- the LOC101314821 gene encoding fatty acyl-CoA reductase 1-like yields MGLDSVLGYLQNKTILITGATGFLGMVFVEKILRVQPNLKKLYLLVRASDTKSATHRMHDEIIGKELFRVLRQKWGTDFDSFISEKVVALPGDVTIENLGVSEPRLMEELCSEIQIIFNSAATTNFDERYDISLAVNTFGTLRVLSFAKKCLKLQMLLHVSTAYVCGERAGLIPEDSSSMDKMIKEMDNIDFEKVEKNLVKEKLNELKGQDASKEVVTNTMKDFGIKRARLYGWPNTYVFTKAMGEIFLQRSKDNLPLVIVRPTIVTSTYKEPFPGWIQGFRTIDSVIAGYCKGKLTCLLVDPATVLDMIPVDMLVNSIIAAMVVNSYQSSGNIIYQVGSSSRNPLNFFQMHEFIFQYFTKNPWVNKDGEPVIVTKGTILTTMATFRMYMNIRYMLPLKGLKFVNKAFGQYFQDIYVNYSRKLDLVMRLVELYEPYMLFKGIFDDANTEKLWRTARESFIDVESFKFDATCIDWEDYIMHAHIPGLLKHVLIK; encoded by the exons ATGGGATTGGACAGCGTACTAGGTTACCTGCAGAATAAGACCATTCTGATCACTGGTGCCACCGGATTCCTTGGAATGG TGTTTGTGGAGAAAATTCTAAGGGTGCAACCAAATTTGAAGAAACTCTATCTTCTTGTAAGAGCCTCTGATACGAAGTCAGCAACTCATCGCATGCATGATGAG ATTATAGGGAAGGAGTTGTTCAGGGTTCTGAGGCAGAAATGGGGGACAGATTTCGATTCTTTCATTTCTGAAAAAGTTGTTGCTCTCCCAGGAGATGTCACTATTGAGAACCTCGGAGTGAGTGAACCCAGATTGATGGAAGAACTGTGCAGTGAAATACAGATCATTTTTAACTCTGCAGCTACTACCAACTTTGACGAAAG ATATGATATTTCACTGGCTGTAAATACTTTTGGAACTCTGCGAGTATTGAGCTTTGCGAAGAAATGTTTGAAACTACAGATGCTTCTCCACGTATCAACAGCTTATGTTTGTGGTGAAAGGGCAGGGCTCATACCAGAAGACTCTTCTTCAATGGATAAGATGATAAAAGAGATGGATAATATTGATTTCGAAAAAGTGGAAAAGAACCTTGTGAAGGAAAAATTGAATGAATTGAAAGGACAAGATGCTTCAAAAGAAGTTGTTACAAACACAATGAAGGATTTTGGCATTAAAAG GGCTAGACTATATGGATGGCCAAACACCTATGTGTTCACAAAAGCAATGGGTGAAATATTTCTGCAACGTTCAAAAGACAATTTACCTCTTGTGATCGTACGTCCAACAATAGTTACAAGCACTTACAAGGAACCGTTTCCTGGTTGGATCCAAGGTTTCAG AACTATTGATAGCGTAATTGCTGGTTATTGCAAAGGGAAGCTGACATGCCTGCTTGTTGATCCTGCAACAGTACTCGACATG ATTCCTGTAGACATGTTGGTAAATTCAATAATCGCAGCAATGGTGGTAAATTCATATCAGTCTTCTGGAAATATTATTTACCAGGTCGGATCCTCATCGCGAAACCCTTTGAATTTCTTTCAAATGCATGAGTTTATCTTCCAATACTTCACGAAAAATCCATGGGTGAATAAGGATGGTGAGCCTGTCATTGTTACCAAGGGCACAATATTGACGACTATGGCTACTTTCCGCATGTATATGAATATTCGTTACATGCTACCTCTGAAG GGATTAAAGTTCGTGAACAAAGCATTTGGCCAGTATTTCCAAGACATATATGTCAACTATAGTCGGAAACTCGACCTGGTGATGCGCTTGGTAGAGCTATACGAACCATATATGCTATTCAAAGGAAT CTTTGATGACGCCAATACAGAGAAGTTGTGGAGGACAGCAAGGGAGAGTTTCATAGATGTTGAAAGT